Proteins encoded by one window of Paludisphaera rhizosphaerae:
- a CDS encoding D-glycero-alpha-D-manno-heptose-1,7-bisphosphate 7-phosphatase → MSAARPAVFLDRDDTLIADVPYLSDPAGVRILPGAAKALTALRRAGFALVLATNQSAVGRGMITEARLQEIHDELERRLAVDGAGLDAIYHCPHAPRSTDRTTIEHPDRKPAPGMLLRAAEELRLNLAASWMVGDLISDVLAGLNAGCRSILVGSKSTLDDLPTPVAAGRVFAAADLAAAADLILAHPETP, encoded by the coding sequence GTGAGCGCTGCACGCCCCGCCGTGTTCCTCGATCGGGACGATACGCTGATCGCCGACGTCCCCTATCTCTCCGACCCTGCCGGGGTCCGGATCCTCCCGGGAGCGGCGAAGGCGCTAACGGCCCTGCGCCGGGCCGGGTTCGCGCTGGTCCTCGCCACCAATCAATCGGCCGTCGGTCGGGGAATGATCACGGAGGCCCGCCTCCAGGAAATCCACGACGAGCTTGAACGCCGGCTCGCCGTCGACGGCGCCGGGCTCGACGCGATCTATCACTGCCCCCACGCACCTCGAAGCACCGACCGGACGACGATCGAACACCCCGATCGCAAGCCCGCCCCCGGGATGCTCCTGCGTGCGGCCGAGGAGCTGCGTCTGAACCTCGCGGCCTCGTGGATGGTCGGCGATCTCATCAGCGACGTCCTCGCCGGGCTCAACGCCGGCTGCCGCAGCATCCTCGTCGGCTCGAAATCAACCCTGGACGATCTGCCCACCCCCGTCGCAGCCGGTCGCGTCTTTGCGGCCGCCGACCTCGCCGCCGCCGCCGATCTGATCCTCGCCCACCCGGAGACGCCGTGA
- a CDS encoding exosortase-associated EpsI family protein — translation MENALVDQPAASHSESVVRRPQTASRSSAWKLDVRWLAMICLLLGVSGAVRYWREFQFASILTREKESPFPLKDIPKILGDWRMIEGAEATLDPEIARIAGSSDHIVRNYENQRTGETATVLVLYGLAELVWGHTPEVCYPATGGKAVSVPRTVMIAGANESAPPIPFRAGVFSRIEGGMNVFHDVYYSFRNAGTWDPSMGGRWKLFRYNPGMFKVQVQRTIKSSEPPDEACNDLLSALAAEIDSKARTGNGTEVAAR, via the coding sequence ATGGAAAACGCCCTGGTCGATCAACCGGCCGCGAGCCACTCCGAGTCAGTGGTCCGACGTCCCCAGACCGCCAGTCGTTCTTCCGCCTGGAAGCTCGACGTGCGCTGGTTGGCGATGATCTGCTTGCTGCTCGGAGTCTCTGGAGCGGTACGATACTGGCGGGAATTCCAGTTCGCCTCCATCCTGACTCGGGAGAAGGAATCCCCGTTTCCGCTGAAAGACATCCCCAAGATTCTGGGGGATTGGCGGATGATCGAAGGGGCGGAAGCCACTCTCGATCCCGAGATCGCAAGGATCGCCGGGTCGAGCGACCATATCGTGCGCAACTATGAAAACCAGCGAACGGGGGAGACTGCCACCGTCCTGGTGCTCTACGGCCTCGCGGAGCTGGTCTGGGGCCATACGCCTGAGGTCTGCTACCCGGCCACCGGGGGCAAGGCGGTATCCGTCCCTCGGACTGTGATGATCGCCGGCGCGAACGAGTCAGCCCCTCCCATTCCCTTCCGTGCGGGAGTGTTCAGCCGCATCGAGGGTGGAATGAACGTCTTCCATGACGTCTACTACTCGTTCCGAAACGCTGGAACCTGGGATCCCTCCATGGGAGGGCGTTGGAAACTCTTCCGGTACAACCCGGGGATGTTCAAGGTCCAGGTTCAGCGTACGATCAAATCCTCCGAGCCCCCCGACGAGGCGTGCAACGACTTGCTCAGCGCGCTGGCCGCCGAGATCGACTCAAAGGCGCGAACCGGGAATGGGACCGAGGTCGCCGCTCGATAA
- a CDS encoding glycosyltransferase: MKPTPDDETAPRIAYLVNTYPVPSATFIRRELRQVESQTGPVARFTLRRWATGLVDPDDQEESRQTRAVLELGAVGLGKALAKTTVSRPGQFLKALNQAVKLGRRGASSGQGVLKHLVYLAEACVLLDWHREAGTEHVHAHFGTNSTTVALLCRTLGGPPFSFTAHGPEEFDKPVALGLDAKVEGSAFAVAISEYGRSQLSRWASYDQWPKLKVVHCGLDPLFLKADPVPIPEAPRLVCVARLAEQKGLPILIEAAAKLKAEGVKFDLALVGGGELKTEIESLIDRLGLADSVRLLGWKSNAEVRDLVLQSRALVLPSFAEGLPVVLMEALALGRPVVSTWVAGIPELVRPGENGWLVAPSSVDALADAMREVLEAPVERLEAMGRNGAVRAAERHDAHVEAGKLVALIRESLARR; this comes from the coding sequence GTGAAGCCGACGCCCGACGACGAGACCGCCCCGCGGATCGCCTACCTCGTCAACACCTATCCCGTCCCCAGCGCGACCTTCATTCGCCGCGAGCTGCGCCAGGTCGAAAGCCAGACCGGACCGGTCGCTCGATTCACCCTCCGTCGCTGGGCGACGGGGTTGGTCGATCCTGACGACCAGGAGGAATCGCGACAGACTCGCGCTGTTCTGGAGTTGGGGGCGGTCGGGCTGGGGAAAGCCCTGGCGAAGACGACGGTGAGCCGGCCTGGTCAGTTCCTCAAGGCTCTGAACCAGGCCGTAAAGCTCGGTCGTCGTGGCGCGAGTTCTGGCCAGGGCGTTCTCAAGCACCTGGTCTACCTGGCCGAGGCGTGCGTCCTTCTGGACTGGCATCGCGAAGCCGGGACCGAACACGTCCACGCCCACTTCGGCACGAACTCGACGACCGTCGCCCTGCTCTGCCGGACGCTCGGCGGCCCGCCGTTCAGCTTCACGGCCCACGGTCCCGAAGAGTTCGACAAGCCCGTTGCGCTGGGGCTCGACGCCAAGGTGGAGGGCTCCGCCTTCGCCGTCGCCATCAGCGAGTACGGCCGCAGCCAACTCAGCCGTTGGGCCTCCTACGACCAATGGCCGAAGCTCAAAGTCGTCCACTGCGGGCTCGACCCGCTTTTTCTCAAAGCCGATCCGGTCCCGATCCCCGAGGCCCCACGCCTCGTCTGTGTGGCGAGGCTCGCCGAACAGAAGGGACTCCCCATCCTCATCGAGGCTGCGGCGAAGCTGAAGGCCGAGGGAGTGAAGTTCGACCTCGCGCTCGTCGGCGGCGGTGAGTTGAAGACCGAGATTGAGTCGCTGATCGACCGCCTCGGCCTGGCTGATTCCGTCCGCCTGCTGGGGTGGAAGAGCAACGCCGAGGTCCGCGACCTCGTCCTGCAATCCCGCGCTCTGGTTCTGCCCAGCTTCGCCGAGGGCCTGCCGGTCGTCCTGATGGAGGCCCTGGCGTTGGGGAGGCCGGTGGTCAGCACGTGGGTGGCCGGCATCCCCGAACTGGTCCGCCCGGGCGAGAACGGCTGGCTCGTCGCTCCGTCGTCCGTCGATGCCCTCGCCGACGCGATGCGCGAGGTGCTCGAAGCCCCCGTCGAACGACTCGAAGCGATGGGCCGCAATGGAGCCGTCCGCGCCGCCGAGCGTCACGACGCCCACGTCGAGGCCGGCAAGTTGGTCGCCCTAATCCGCGAGAGCCTCGCCCGCCGCTGA
- a CDS encoding NAD-dependent epimerase/dehydratase family protein, with protein MKILLTGASSFTGYWFVRELAAAGHEVTAVLRKRPEDYPDEVRRRRAEGLLDVCKPVYGASFGDDAFLALLREGGFNVLCHHGADVTNYRSPDFDAVGAAANNAKNLPAVIEALRSGGSRRIVLTGSAFEGGEGAGSQGLPDFSPYGFSKRLTSETFRYYAGRDGLSLGKFVIPNPFGPYEEPRYTAYLMKNWLEGKTPSCSNPVYVRDNIHVSLLAKAYAAFVAGLPDLPNYAQLNPMGYAESQGAFTLRLAQEMRPRLNLPCEVELKKQTAFPEPRVRINTDVVDADILGWDESAAWDAMADYYLKG; from the coding sequence ATGAAGATTCTTCTCACGGGCGCCAGCTCGTTCACCGGCTACTGGTTCGTCCGCGAACTGGCGGCGGCCGGTCACGAAGTCACGGCCGTCCTGCGCAAGCGTCCCGAGGACTATCCCGACGAGGTCCGCCGCCGTCGCGCTGAGGGGCTCCTCGACGTTTGCAAGCCGGTCTATGGAGCGTCGTTCGGCGACGATGCGTTCCTCGCGCTTCTGCGCGAGGGCGGCTTCAACGTCCTCTGCCATCACGGGGCCGACGTCACCAATTACCGAAGTCCGGACTTCGACGCCGTCGGCGCCGCCGCCAACAACGCGAAGAACCTGCCGGCTGTGATCGAGGCTCTGCGATCCGGCGGCTCGCGGCGGATCGTTCTGACGGGCTCCGCATTCGAGGGCGGCGAGGGGGCCGGTTCGCAGGGCCTTCCCGACTTCTCGCCGTACGGTTTCTCGAAGCGGCTCACGTCCGAGACGTTCCGCTATTACGCCGGCCGCGACGGTCTGAGCCTGGGCAAGTTCGTCATCCCGAACCCGTTCGGTCCTTATGAGGAGCCGCGCTACACGGCCTACCTCATGAAGAACTGGCTGGAAGGGAAGACTCCCTCCTGCTCGAATCCGGTCTACGTCCGCGACAACATCCACGTCTCGCTTCTGGCGAAGGCGTACGCCGCGTTCGTCGCGGGCCTGCCGGATCTCCCCAACTACGCCCAGCTCAACCCGATGGGCTACGCCGAAAGCCAGGGCGCATTCACGCTCCGGCTCGCTCAGGAGATGCGGCCTCGGCTGAATCTCCCGTGCGAGGTCGAGTTGAAGAAGCAGACGGCCTTCCCAGAGCCGCGCGTCCGCATCAACACCGACGTCGTCGACGCCGACATCCTGGGCTGGGACGAATCGGCCGCCTGGGACGCGATGGCGGACTACTACCTGAAGGGTTGA
- the rfbC gene encoding dTDP-4-dehydrorhamnose 3,5-epimerase, producing the protein MIFTETPIPGAFLIDLEKRGDDRGFFARAFCEKEFAKAGLVDRFVQINNSLSAQKGTLRGMHYQLAPAAETKVVRCIRGSLYDVILDLRQDSPTFGKSFGAELSAENRRMMYVPKGFAHGFITLADDTEAFYFVDEFYSPSHERGVRWNDPKFAVEWPIAPVVLSEKDANQRDFDPAWHLTV; encoded by the coding sequence ATGATCTTCACCGAGACGCCCATCCCGGGCGCGTTCCTGATCGACCTGGAAAAGCGCGGCGACGACCGCGGCTTCTTCGCGCGAGCCTTCTGCGAGAAGGAATTCGCCAAGGCCGGCCTCGTCGACCGCTTCGTCCAGATCAACAACTCGCTGAGCGCCCAGAAGGGGACGCTCCGGGGGATGCACTACCAGCTCGCCCCGGCGGCTGAGACCAAGGTTGTGCGTTGCATCCGGGGGTCGCTCTACGACGTGATCCTCGACCTCCGCCAGGATTCCCCGACGTTCGGCAAGAGCTTCGGCGCTGAACTCTCGGCCGAGAATCGGCGGATGATGTACGTCCCCAAGGGCTTCGCCCACGGGTTCATCACCCTGGCCGACGACACCGAAGCGTTCTACTTCGTGGACGAGTTCTACTCGCCTTCGCACGAGCGGGGCGTCCGCTGGAACGACCCGAAGTTCGCCGTCGAGTGGCCCATCGCGCCGGTCGTCCTCTCCGAGAAGGACGCCAATCAGCGCGATTTCGACCCCGCCTGGCACCTGACGGTTTGA
- a CDS encoding WecB/TagA/CpsF family glycosyltransferase encodes MIDPVWVWGVPFAQMTLEETVAAIDALIEERRPSYFITANLHYVMLTHQEPDLDAINRRAAFILADGAPIVAASRRLPSPLPERVAGSDLIFHLCDLAARKGRRLFFLGAPPGVAEEAATKLRSRYPGLQIVGTACPPFRKLTAEEHQTLVDEIRGARPDLLFVAFGQPKGERWISENLEQLDVPVAVQVGASLEFAAGRFTRAPRWMQKTGLEWLFRLLQEPRRLTSRYARNAAFLGRMRLREKRGGLEAAHAPRRSDNHPEAVVAAQDDRP; translated from the coding sequence GTGATCGATCCCGTCTGGGTCTGGGGCGTCCCCTTCGCTCAAATGACGCTTGAGGAAACCGTCGCCGCGATCGACGCACTGATCGAAGAGCGACGGCCCTCATACTTCATCACGGCCAATCTGCACTACGTGATGTTGACCCACCAGGAACCCGACCTGGATGCGATCAACCGTAGGGCCGCGTTCATCCTGGCCGACGGCGCTCCGATCGTCGCGGCCTCGCGCCGCCTGCCGTCGCCGCTCCCGGAGCGCGTCGCCGGCTCGGATCTGATCTTCCATCTCTGCGACCTGGCGGCCCGCAAGGGACGAAGGCTCTTCTTCCTGGGCGCCCCGCCGGGAGTCGCCGAGGAAGCCGCCACCAAACTCCGCAGCCGGTATCCCGGACTTCAGATCGTCGGCACGGCCTGCCCGCCGTTCCGCAAGCTCACCGCTGAAGAGCATCAGACGCTGGTCGACGAGATCCGCGGCGCGCGTCCCGATCTGCTGTTCGTCGCATTCGGTCAGCCCAAGGGCGAACGCTGGATCTCCGAGAACCTGGAGCAGCTCGACGTCCCGGTGGCCGTTCAGGTCGGGGCCTCCCTGGAATTCGCCGCGGGCCGGTTTACTCGGGCTCCTCGTTGGATGCAGAAGACGGGCCTCGAGTGGCTCTTCCGACTTCTTCAAGAGCCCCGCCGACTGACTTCGCGATACGCACGTAACGCGGCGTTCTTGGGACGGATGAGACTCCGCGAGAAACGCGGCGGCCTTGAAGCAGCCCACGCGCCCCGCCGATCGGATAATCATCCCGAGGCTGTCGTTGCAGCGCAGGACGACCGCCCGTGA
- a CDS encoding NAD-dependent epimerase/dehydratase family protein, with translation MKVFVTGHRGYIGSHLVDVLKQEGHTVVGCDVGLFDGCEWEPLTPADVDLVKDVRKVEHVDLDGCDAVMHLAAISNDPMGALNAQLTYDVNRDASIRLAKIAKEAGVPRYLFAGSCSVYGQGEKLDLDESDPLNPLTAYAQSKIETEQEVSKIADDNFSPVYLRNSTAYGHSPVLRIDLVVNNLLGSALSYGEIRIQSDGSPWRPLIHCRDIARAFVALARAPKDVVHDKAINIGANSENYQVKDVGDQVQRLVPDAKVTYTGEVGADPRNYRVKFDYLYSLLPDFKLAYNLASGMEELHRKMVEHGFSKKDFEGDQFVRLRTLKHRMDRLG, from the coding sequence ATGAAAGTCTTCGTCACGGGACATCGGGGCTACATTGGATCCCACCTGGTCGACGTTCTGAAGCAGGAGGGCCACACCGTCGTCGGCTGCGACGTCGGCCTCTTCGATGGTTGTGAATGGGAGCCGCTGACGCCGGCCGACGTCGATCTCGTCAAGGACGTGCGCAAGGTCGAACACGTCGACCTCGACGGCTGCGACGCGGTGATGCATCTGGCCGCCATCTCGAACGACCCCATGGGGGCTCTCAACGCCCAGCTCACCTACGACGTCAACCGCGACGCCTCGATCCGCCTCGCCAAGATCGCCAAGGAGGCCGGCGTCCCCCGCTACCTCTTCGCCGGCAGCTGCTCGGTCTATGGCCAGGGCGAAAAGCTCGACCTCGACGAGAGCGATCCGCTCAACCCGCTGACCGCCTACGCCCAATCCAAGATCGAGACCGAGCAGGAAGTCTCCAAGATCGCCGACGACAACTTCTCCCCGGTCTACCTCCGCAACTCGACGGCCTACGGCCACTCCCCCGTCCTGCGAATCGACCTCGTCGTCAACAATCTGCTGGGCTCGGCCCTCTCTTACGGCGAGATCCGGATCCAGTCGGACGGCTCCCCCTGGCGGCCGTTGATCCACTGCCGCGACATCGCCCGCGCCTTCGTCGCGCTTGCCCGCGCCCCCAAGGACGTCGTCCACGACAAGGCGATCAACATCGGCGCCAACAGCGAGAACTACCAGGTCAAGGACGTCGGCGACCAGGTCCAGCGGCTCGTCCCCGACGCCAAGGTCACCTACACCGGCGAGGTCGGAGCCGACCCCCGCAACTACCGGGTGAAGTTCGACTATCTGTATTCCCTGCTTCCCGACTTCAAGCTCGCCTACAACCTGGCCTCCGGCATGGAGGAGCTCCACCGGAAGATGGTTGAGCACGGCTTCTCCAAGAAGGACTTCGAGGGAGATCAGTTCGTCCGGCTCCGCACGCTCAAGCACCGCATGGATCGGCTCGGCTGA
- a CDS encoding exosortase/archaeosortase family protein — MSQLPAYPTTDPSQSAGVGPSPLERLRDHPWLPAAVVGIALLVFAYLPNLLSLAKVWEIEPNYSHGFLVIPIAAVILWRRINDHPFTWSPPKTSWRTWALLALLLAVRAFSYETGRAWTENITLIPVAACVTYAVGGQQLLSRAWPALAFLVFMFPLPEALNSLVSQPLQNVATKGSCFILQLMGMWVIPAGNVINLTSPHGPEQLEVALACNGLSMLMTLAATVTATVILIPMPLWKRIVVLLSALPIALISNISRIVATGWCYYYVTDEAWRHRSHDWAGFLMMPLALALVGMEVWILSWLFDDREAEAAARPIGPAVIQQRSS; from the coding sequence TTGTCTCAACTCCCAGCCTACCCAACGACGGACCCGTCGCAGAGCGCCGGCGTTGGACCGTCCCCACTCGAACGGCTCCGCGACCACCCCTGGCTGCCTGCCGCCGTCGTAGGCATCGCCTTGCTGGTCTTCGCGTACCTGCCGAACCTCCTTTCCCTGGCCAAGGTCTGGGAAATCGAACCGAATTATTCGCACGGCTTTCTGGTGATCCCGATCGCGGCCGTCATCCTCTGGCGGCGGATCAACGATCACCCCTTCACCTGGTCTCCCCCGAAGACGTCCTGGCGGACCTGGGCTCTGCTGGCCTTGCTGCTGGCGGTACGGGCCTTCTCCTATGAGACAGGAAGGGCCTGGACTGAGAACATCACTTTGATTCCGGTGGCGGCGTGCGTCACATATGCGGTGGGCGGCCAGCAGCTGCTCTCGCGCGCCTGGCCGGCCCTGGCGTTTCTGGTGTTCATGTTCCCCCTGCCGGAGGCGCTCAATTCGCTCGTCTCGCAACCGCTGCAGAACGTCGCCACGAAGGGGAGCTGTTTCATCCTCCAGCTCATGGGCATGTGGGTCATTCCCGCGGGCAACGTCATCAATTTGACCTCGCCCCACGGCCCTGAGCAGTTGGAAGTCGCCCTGGCCTGCAACGGTCTCTCCATGCTGATGACGCTGGCCGCGACGGTGACGGCCACCGTGATCCTCATCCCCATGCCGCTGTGGAAGCGCATCGTCGTGTTGCTGAGCGCGCTGCCGATCGCCCTGATCAGCAACATCTCGCGAATCGTCGCCACCGGATGGTGCTACTACTACGTAACCGACGAGGCGTGGCGGCACCGATCGCACGACTGGGCGGGCTTTCTGATGATGCCCCTGGCCCTGGCGTTGGTCGGTATGGAGGTCTGGATTCTGTCCTGGCTGTTCGACGATCGTGAAGCCGAAGCCGCGGCGCGTCCGATCGGTCCGGCCGTCATCCAGCAGAGGTCCTCGTGA
- a CDS encoding exopolysaccharide transport family protein → MEISDRHDSTLPARSLSPSPSPLTPARPAASFGERRELATVGAGANMGAGPTTRIDPVSILRGLARNWWKILGLWLAASAPLLYLIYTQVKPTYQAVSMIEVHAIQPDLFGSDNRNSSSMADRKLETEINAITVDDILNEVVADPSVVNLPIVKNSTWPVQTLRNKLVVFNLPKTELIRVSLDSTDPVEAANVVNAVVRTYMDTTRNKKSAGDEQFMKSLKTYLDSKNLERQKKEAELFALMDKGDIDPDKVTVGATKGSQGAKAEQSTNKPSLEQNTSFEEFRKYKSMLLENQVKLLEAQAELDQRSAGFEEVADVAEDPNTATRISKAELTQLVAAQFYRLPPVAELLEKMRDIEGQMDRIEKGTRKGNDPALRRFQTTHDDLKARIEEKWQTHRAEVEEQVKLSLQQGRPAAAGGGDQHLEGRPRTIPELREIVLELQRKEAAITKALDQTQFETQQLNSDTFRAQFLQTQIESIVEDERVVNRKLQDLDFRYRDSLSVELRQEASIPRTPSDSKRLKLMAAAPLALLIALLGLFSLFEIKAERVGDPDSLSSRVQSEVYSLPPIPMSRSPRRLGSNGDDNIDRFIQRLDHLRFAICGDHPDVGLGRCVLITSAVGGEGKTTLAAQLAARCGHAGHSTLLIDADLRRGALSPLLDVAEGLGLNDVLTREDLNVEDVVIPVQGGTFHLLCAGTPTSDTSRVFQGRSFGMLIARLRQLYDLIIIDSPPILPVPDALIMGRWTDGVVLASRYDVSRAPQVERARRQLDLAGIPVLGTVINGMRSSDSYYGRYTYSRQPTASADPGVAGDETSPE, encoded by the coding sequence ATGGAAATTTCGGACAGGCACGACTCGACACTGCCGGCGCGATCGCTCTCGCCATCACCGTCGCCGCTCACGCCGGCCCGGCCGGCCGCCTCGTTCGGGGAGCGTCGCGAGTTGGCGACCGTGGGTGCGGGCGCGAACATGGGTGCAGGGCCGACCACGCGAATCGACCCGGTCAGCATCCTGCGAGGCCTGGCCCGGAACTGGTGGAAGATCCTGGGCCTCTGGTTGGCGGCGTCGGCCCCCCTGCTCTACCTGATCTACACTCAGGTGAAGCCGACGTACCAGGCGGTCAGCATGATCGAGGTGCATGCGATCCAGCCGGACCTGTTCGGCAGCGACAACCGCAACTCCTCATCGATGGCCGATCGGAAACTCGAAACGGAAATCAACGCAATCACGGTCGACGATATCCTTAATGAGGTCGTGGCCGATCCGTCGGTGGTCAACCTGCCGATCGTCAAGAATTCGACCTGGCCCGTTCAGACGCTCAGAAACAAGCTGGTCGTCTTCAACCTCCCGAAGACCGAGTTGATCCGAGTCTCGTTGGATTCGACCGACCCCGTCGAAGCGGCGAACGTCGTGAACGCGGTCGTCCGAACCTATATGGATACGACCAGGAATAAGAAGAGCGCCGGCGACGAGCAGTTCATGAAGAGCCTGAAGACGTATCTGGATTCGAAGAACCTCGAACGCCAGAAAAAGGAGGCCGAGCTCTTCGCGCTGATGGATAAGGGAGACATCGATCCAGACAAGGTAACGGTCGGCGCAACGAAAGGCTCTCAGGGAGCGAAAGCGGAGCAATCCACCAACAAGCCGTCGCTCGAGCAGAACACCTCGTTCGAGGAGTTTCGGAAGTACAAGAGCATGCTGCTGGAAAACCAGGTCAAGCTGCTCGAGGCGCAAGCCGAACTCGATCAACGGTCGGCGGGATTCGAGGAAGTCGCCGACGTCGCCGAAGACCCCAACACTGCGACCCGGATCTCGAAGGCGGAGCTTACTCAACTCGTCGCCGCCCAATTCTATCGCCTGCCGCCTGTCGCGGAACTCCTGGAGAAGATGAGGGACATCGAAGGTCAGATGGATCGTATCGAGAAAGGCACTCGCAAGGGGAACGATCCCGCACTTCGTAGGTTCCAGACAACTCACGACGATCTCAAGGCCCGCATCGAGGAGAAGTGGCAGACGCACCGAGCCGAGGTCGAGGAACAGGTCAAACTTTCGTTGCAACAAGGCCGACCAGCGGCAGCGGGCGGCGGGGATCAGCATCTGGAAGGTCGGCCCCGGACGATCCCCGAGCTGCGGGAGATCGTGTTGGAACTCCAGCGGAAGGAGGCTGCCATCACGAAAGCCCTGGACCAGACCCAATTCGAAACCCAGCAGTTGAATTCCGACACGTTCCGGGCCCAATTCCTTCAGACGCAGATCGAATCGATCGTGGAAGACGAGCGCGTCGTCAACCGAAAGCTCCAGGACCTGGACTTCCGCTATCGAGACTCCTTGAGCGTCGAGTTGCGGCAAGAAGCTTCGATTCCCCGGACGCCTTCTGACAGCAAACGGCTCAAGCTGATGGCGGCGGCGCCGCTGGCCCTTCTGATCGCCCTGCTGGGGCTGTTCTCCCTGTTCGAGATCAAGGCGGAACGGGTCGGCGATCCCGACTCGCTGTCGAGCCGGGTTCAGTCGGAGGTCTACTCGCTGCCGCCGATCCCCATGTCGCGGTCGCCGAGACGGCTGGGCTCCAACGGCGACGACAACATCGACCGCTTCATCCAGCGACTGGACCATCTGCGGTTCGCCATCTGCGGCGACCATCCCGACGTCGGTCTGGGGCGTTGCGTGCTGATCACCAGCGCCGTCGGGGGTGAGGGAAAGACGACTCTGGCGGCGCAACTGGCGGCTCGTTGCGGCCACGCCGGCCACTCGACGCTGCTGATCGACGCCGACCTCCGGCGCGGGGCTCTCAGCCCCCTGCTCGACGTCGCCGAAGGCCTGGGCCTCAATGACGTGCTGACGCGGGAAGACCTGAACGTCGAAGACGTGGTGATCCCCGTGCAGGGCGGAACCTTCCACCTTCTCTGCGCTGGAACGCCGACGTCCGACACCAGTCGCGTTTTTCAGGGGCGCTCGTTCGGGATGCTGATCGCCCGGCTCCGACAGCTCTACGATCTGATCATCATCGACTCGCCGCCGATCCTTCCGGTCCCCGACGCCTTGATCATGGGGCGTTGGACCGACGGCGTGGTGCTGGCTTCGCGTTACGACGTGAGCCGCGCCCCGCAGGTCGAACGGGCCCGCCGTCAGCTCGATCTGGCGGGCATCCCGGTTCTGGGCACCGTGATCAATGGCATGAGGTCGTCGGACTCGTATTACGGCCGCTACACCTACAGTCGCCAGCCGACGGCGAGCGCCGACCCTGGCGTAGCCGGCGACGAGACCTCCCCCGAGTGA